One Triticum dicoccoides isolate Atlit2015 ecotype Zavitan chromosome 4B, WEW_v2.0, whole genome shotgun sequence genomic window carries:
- the LOC119295320 gene encoding MEIOTIC F-BOX protein MOF-like codes for MQVSGGARGAKTLAGDVNPSFDSLPFPSVFIAASANRLLFLRCRGAGAHHLFDGMPETRTDRKQKEADAEDHISALPDAILEQVLSLLPAHEAVRSCVLSRRWRVLWKSVTNLRITDAGSWSSAAKFNRFVNFMLLLRPAWSLREVELCTFPAQHARPFPFVHTKEPVRYVEEWIGHAVVCDVQMLRVLVSPTTEPLRLVAVPLISRYLTTLQLQCVELDDDALDFSSCPVLEDLKVSLCIISAQRMSSHSLKHLCVAECSIASDFRTRISTPGLVSLRLSVQCWRAPLLESMPLLVTAYVKISPLLLDHRWFGYHGDSTSDNPDGSGKCVLLSGLINATHLELEAADGVHIFKLDLACCPIFNKLKTLLVNEWVVGRDFCALLCFLQHTPVLEKLIILLHEDQKPMMNMGESHLQSLRLKTVEFRCTNVDESGSHLFKDADS; via the exons ATGCAGGTGAGCGGCGGCGCCCGGGGAGCGAAGACTCTGGCCGGCGACGTGAACCCAAGCTTCGACAGCTTGCCGTTTCCCTCTGTGTTCATCGCCGCTTCGGCGAATCGTCTCCTCTTTCTCCGCTGCCGTGGCGCCGGTGCCCACCACCTGTTCGACGGGATGCCTGAGACGCGCACCGacaggaagcaaaaggaagcggacGCGGAGGACCACATCAGCGCACTCCCGGACGCGATCCTCGAGCAGGTGCTGTCGCTCCTCCCCGCCCACGAGGCCGTGCGTTCGTGCGTGCTCTCGCGCCGCTGGCGCGTGCTCTGGAAGTCCGTGACCAACCTGCGCATCACCGACGCCGGCAGCTGGAGCAGCGCCGCCAAGTTCAACAGGTTCGTCAACTTCATGCTGCTCTTGCGCCCCGCCTGGAGCCTGCGCGAGGTCGAGCTCTGCACGTTTCCGGCGCAACATGCTCGACCCTTTCCCTTTGTCCACACCAAGGAGCCGGTCCGGTACGTCGAGGAGTGGATTGGGCACGCTGTCGTGTGCGACGTTCAGATGCTCAGGGTCCTTGTCAGCCCAACAACCGAACCGCTGCGGCTCGTCGCGGTGCCTCTGATCTCCCGGTACTTGACGACCCTGCAGCTTCAGTGTGTAGAGCTGGACGACGATGCCTTGGATTTCTCGAGCTGTCCTGTGTTGGAGGATCTAAAGGTGAGCTTATGCATAATTTCTGCTCAGAGGATGTCATCGCACTCGCTCAAGCACCTCTGTGTCGCTGAATGTAGCATTGCATCGGATTTCCGCACACGGATTTCTACCCCGGGTCTTGTTTCGCTGCGCCTGAGTGTTCAGTGCTGGCGGGCTCCTCTGCTTGAAAGCATGCCATTACTAGTAACAGCATATGTCAAAATTAGCCCCCTCCTGCTAGATCATCGATGGTTTGGCTACCATGGAGATAGCACTTCTGATAATCCTGATGGCAGTGGAAAGTGTGTGCTCCTTAGCGGTTTGATCAATGCTACGCATTTGGAGTTGGAAGCTGCAGATGGAGTG CATATTTTCAAGCTAGACTTGGCATGCTGCCCTATATTCAACAAGTTAAAGACCTTGCTAGTCAATGAGTGGGTTGTTGGTCGTGACTTTTGTGCACTACTttgctttcttcaacacacaccagTTTTAGAGAAGCTCATTATTCTACTGCACGAG GATCAAAAGCCTATGATGAATATGGGAGAAAGTCACCTTCAATCTCTACGCCTTAAAACTGTTGAATTCAGATGCACAAATGTTGATGAAAGTGGTTCACATTTGTTCAAAGATGCTGACTCTTGA